One window of the Sphaerochaeta associata genome contains the following:
- the glpK gene encoding glycerol kinase GlpK, with protein MKYVGALDQGTTSTRFIVFDQKGSLVSSYQLEHQQIYPQPGWVEHDPWEIWDNSSECISKALKAANLKGSDIAGIGITNQRETIIAWNPKTGKVWHNAIVWQDLRGSELIEQLKEHVDASFLQQKSGLLFSPYFAASKIAWLLDHVEGLRDEAEKGEVVFGTIDTWLTWNLTGGKALVTDVTNASRYLLMNIESCQWDDELLELFNIPRKALPAIVPSSGMVYATTTPSGPLRSEVPVCGILGDQQAALFGQACFTEGLGKSTYGTGCFLLVNTGRKLVTSAQGLLTTVAYQLGSEPPMYALEGSIAVAGSLVQWARDNLKIVENPQELDKLASSVPDCGGVYIVPAFSGLFAPYWRSDARGVIAGLTGYVTRAHLARAILEATAFQAHDIFKGMEKDSGIEMTTLKVDGGLTNSKPLMEFQADLLGIPVIRPLVVETTALGAAYAAGLSVGVWKNLDELASYWKEERRWEPRMADEIRCEKIRFWKKAVNRTLDWVGTQEDEQ; from the coding sequence GTGAAATACGTTGGAGCTTTGGACCAGGGCACGACCAGTACCCGTTTTATTGTGTTTGACCAGAAAGGAAGTCTCGTCTCGTCGTATCAGCTGGAACACCAGCAGATTTATCCCCAGCCCGGTTGGGTCGAGCACGATCCTTGGGAGATTTGGGACAACAGCTCGGAGTGCATCAGCAAGGCTCTGAAGGCGGCCAACCTCAAAGGCAGTGACATTGCGGGCATCGGCATCACCAACCAGAGAGAGACAATCATTGCCTGGAATCCAAAAACCGGCAAGGTCTGGCACAATGCAATCGTCTGGCAGGACCTCAGGGGCTCTGAGCTCATCGAGCAGTTGAAAGAGCATGTCGATGCTTCGTTTCTCCAACAAAAAAGCGGACTGCTTTTCAGCCCGTATTTCGCAGCCTCGAAAATTGCCTGGCTCTTGGATCATGTGGAAGGCCTTCGTGATGAGGCCGAGAAGGGTGAAGTGGTCTTCGGCACCATCGACACCTGGCTTACGTGGAACCTGACCGGGGGGAAGGCCTTGGTCACCGATGTTACCAACGCTTCACGTTACCTTTTGATGAACATCGAAAGCTGCCAGTGGGATGACGAGTTGCTTGAGCTCTTCAACATTCCCAGGAAAGCCCTGCCCGCCATCGTTCCCTCTTCAGGCATGGTGTATGCAACAACCACCCCAAGCGGACCGCTGCGTAGTGAAGTGCCTGTCTGTGGAATCCTTGGAGACCAGCAGGCAGCACTGTTCGGCCAGGCCTGTTTCACCGAAGGATTGGGCAAGAGCACCTATGGCACCGGCTGTTTCCTCTTGGTGAATACCGGACGAAAACTGGTTACCAGTGCCCAAGGTCTGTTGACCACCGTCGCCTACCAACTGGGAAGCGAGCCTCCGATGTACGCCTTGGAAGGTTCCATTGCGGTGGCAGGCTCTCTGGTCCAGTGGGCTCGGGACAACCTGAAGATTGTAGAGAATCCACAGGAACTGGACAAACTGGCCTCCTCTGTGCCAGACTGCGGCGGAGTGTACATCGTTCCTGCTTTCAGCGGGCTTTTTGCCCCATACTGGAGATCTGATGCACGAGGAGTAATCGCCGGTCTTACCGGCTATGTTACCCGTGCCCACCTTGCCAGGGCCATTCTGGAAGCAACTGCTTTCCAAGCCCATGATATTTTCAAGGGGATGGAAAAGGACAGCGGCATTGAGATGACTACGCTGAAGGTTGATGGAGGGCTTACCAACAGCAAGCCGCTGATGGAGTTCCAAGCCGACCTGTTGGGTATTCCTGTCATCCGTCCGTTGGTTGTGGAAACCACCGCCTTGGGTGCCGCCTATGCGGCAGGCTTGTCGGTGGGGGTATGGAAGAATCTTGATGAGCTGGCTTCCTATTGGAAGGAAGAGCGCCGATGGGAACCCAGGATGGCCGATGAGATTCGATGTGAGAAAATTCGGTTCTGGAAGAAAGCAGTGAATCGCACCCTTGACTGGGTCGGTACGCAAGAGGATGAACAGTAG
- a CDS encoding DRTGG domain-containing protein — translation MKLKDILACVDGKLVCGESHLEDEVMRGFASDLMSDVLTILEDDIILITGLSNNQAIRTAEMSDISNILLVRNKKPSQSMIDMANELNISLSYTSFSLFKASGLLYQQGLKPVY, via the coding sequence ATGAAACTCAAAGATATTCTTGCATGTGTTGATGGGAAACTCGTCTGCGGAGAGTCCCATCTGGAAGATGAAGTGATGAGAGGCTTCGCCAGCGACCTCATGAGCGATGTCCTGACCATTTTGGAGGATGACATCATCCTCATCACCGGCTTGTCCAACAACCAAGCCATCAGAACGGCGGAGATGAGCGACATCAGCAATATTCTCTTGGTTCGCAACAAGAAGCCGAGCCAGAGCATGATTGATATGGCGAACGAGCTGAATATCTCCCTCTCCTACACCTCCTTCTCCCTCTTCAAGGCAAGCGGACTGCTCTATCAACAAGGATTAAAGCCGGTATATTAG